Below is a window of Candidatus Zymogenaceae bacterium DNA.
AGGTTCTCACCGGATTCGGCAACTCTCCGGGCCTCACCCAGATGCTCGCGAAAAAGGGGAGCCTCACCATGAAGTCTCCGAAGGGCGTCTCCGTGAACTGGGCCGCGGGAGCCAACGAGGCGGTGGGTCCCGCGAATCTCCTTCACCTGTTTCATCTGTTGAGCGGAAAGACCCTCCAATGGCGAAACGGGAAGGAAGAATACGTCCCCTGCGGCAAGGGAAAGAAGGTAGTGGAATTCCCGCCGCCCATCGGGAGACTGCCGGTCTTCTACACCGGCCATGCCGAGTCGGTCAGCCTTCCCCGGAACATCCCGGGACTCGACTATGCGAGCGTCCACGGCGGCGCCTCCCCGGTGTTCGATATCAAGGTTGTCAGGTTCCTGGCGGTGCTCGGTTTGACCAAGACCCATGCCCGGCGGGACAGGCTCTTTCGCATGGTCAAGCCGATCCTGCCGCTCTTTCAGAGCGAGAAGGCCCCGGACAAGTCCGTGGGGGTTGTGGAGGTATGGGGGAATGACGATGGTAAGGAAAAGCGGGTGCACTACACCTATGTGGGACACATCGCCTTCATCACCTCGGCGCCATGCCTCCAGGCGGCCGTGTGGCTCTGCGGGGGGAAATTCGATCATCTCTCCGGCGGCGTGTACGCCCCGGAACGGCTGCTTGCCGATCCCGAAGAATTTTTACAGGGATTAAGGGATCGGGGCGTCGAAATGACATATTATGAATAATTCTTTCGGTCAATGAGTAAAAAAAAGTTGCATTATAAAGCAGATGCGATATATATGAAAGAGAAGAGGTTATAAGGATACAAGACGAACACGCGTTTTCGATCGTGGACTGTGAGTACACATGAAAACATGGATTGGACTTATTGTTGCGGATAAACAGGTCACGGGCGTTGTGGACACCCTGTTGAAAGTGAACGAAATCACCCAGGTTGTCGGACGATATACGAACGCCGATGAAGCGGTGAAAGACCTGGGGTCGAAAGGCGCGGTGGTTGTTGTCCTTGAGCTGGACGACGACTACCGACGTTCCCTCACGCAACTGAAAACGGTGCAGCTCTTCGGGCCGTATGCGGTGCTGGGCGTGGGCGACGGCCGCGTCGCCTCCCCCATCCTGTTTGACGCCTTCAGGCTGGGCATGCTCGATTTCATCTCCATCGATTCGGAGGATATCAACAGCCCCTCGGACGCCCTTTTTCGCGAGTTTTCCCAGTCCATCGAATCTCTTGCCGCAGCCGATATCTCCCGGCTCAGCCGGGCTCGTCTCTCTCCTGTGTCCGAAAAGGGATCGAGCGCGCGGGGCGGGGCGGAATACATGATCGCCGTGGGCGTTCCCAAGGGCGGAGTCTCCCAGGCGGTAAGCCTCATGGGGAACCTCCCGTTGCGGGACGACGCGGCGCTGTTCGTCTCTCTGCCGCTGCCGAATGATCTAATCGATTCCTTCGCCGCGCGGATGGACGTATATACCGAATGGTCCGTAAACCGGTTTCTGCCGGATGAGCGGATAATGGGCGGAACCTGTTACCTGATCGCATCGGACGATCTTTTCGATATAGGCGGAGAGGAAAACGGGACATTCATCCGGGGTGAGCGGGATGTGGGTGAATGGCCCATCGACGAGATGATGCGCCGCCTGGCTCGGGCTTTCGGCCCGCAGGTGGTGGGGGTGTTGCTGGAGGGGATGGGAGACGACGGTGCGGACGGGCTGATGACGATCAAGAGGAGCGGCGGTACGACCGTATCGCTCAGGCAGGGTGGGAGCATACTGAATTTTGCTCCCTCCCTGGCCGATGACGAGGGGGCGCTTGATATGCGGGTGGATCGTGACGACCTGGAAAGGACGCTCTCGTATGTCATGACCCAGCTTATGGATATCGCCCATCTCAATACCATGAGTGTGAACGTCTGATCGGATATTACGACACATGACGCTGCTATCGGACATGCAAATATTGACCGGGGAAATCGCATCCCGGTATATCGACCCGATTTTGGAGTCCCTCAACGAGGCGGCCATGGACCTGAACGAGGAGGGGCTTGTTCTCCTTTCGGATGCCGTCGGCGAGTTCATGT
It encodes the following:
- a CDS encoding saccharopine dehydrogenase NADP-binding domain-containing protein encodes the protein MKVLFLGGAGDMAATMIELMKSEKALKKVTIADIDLDKATEKAKEAGPLFDAVRVDSNDRKGLLDVMGRGYDVVINYAGPFYRFERPVADAAIDAGVHYISIADDYDAYLEVEKLEDKAKQKNIKVLTGFGNSPGLTQMLAKKGSLTMKSPKGVSVNWAAGANEAVGPANLLHLFHLLSGKTLQWRNGKEEYVPCGKGKKVVEFPPPIGRLPVFYTGHAESVSLPRNIPGLDYASVHGGASPVFDIKVVRFLAVLGLTKTHARRDRLFRMVKPILPLFQSEKAPDKSVGVVEVWGNDDGKEKRVHYTYVGHIAFITSAPCLQAAVWLCGGKFDHLSGGVYAPERLLADPEEFLQGLRDRGVEMTYYE